From the genome of Nicotiana tabacum cultivar K326 chromosome 2, ASM71507v2, whole genome shotgun sequence:
cttagtgagagcttgagtttaccgTTGAGAGGAGGACTTTACCTCGTGTTTATATCTGTTCATACCGTTTATCTGCTCTGCctcatatttatttacttcttactgtatctgtcttattggaccactagaaagtgtcgatatcgacccttcgtcactacttctctagggttatGCTAGATAtttattgggtacgcgttgatttacgtactcatgctacactttctgTACTTATTGTGTAGGTATATATATCTTTCTGATGGTCCtctgggcgcagaggcgcgacatttgcggggactttatggtgagctacaTCTAATGTTACGATCCACAGCATACAGAGTccccatcagagttatttatattcccCTGTCTAActtatattccagacagatgttgtattttattatatttcctagttaatgctcatgcacttgtgacaccggattttgggagttcatactggttgttcgttattgtagttcacgtaaCTTTTATCATTTtacctgtaaattctattttatactaaTTAATTAATGGGGATTATGATtccgaaagtaataaaatgagtaattaagttgatcaatcactgttggcttgcctgacggcggcattagacgccatcacaacctttaatggattttggatcatgacactaataacaacaattatcaatctagcattgagatggctcaatttgaggctttgtatggtcagCGATGTCGTTCGCTTATCggatggttcgagcccggcgaggctaggttatatggtactgatttggtgaaggatggcttggagaaggtgaagttgattcaggagcgactttacacaacacagtccagacagaagagttacgcagatcagaaggcgTGTGACTTATCATTTATGGTCGTAGAGAAAGTTCttttgaaagtctcgccgatgaagaggatcatgaggttcaggaagaagggcaagttgagcccgaggtttatgggtccatttgaggtgttgaaacgagttggggaggttgcttatgagtttgctttgcctcctagtctatcaggagttcatctgatttttcatgtgtctatgctccggaggtatcatgccgacatgtCGCATATGTTAGATTAAATCACGTTCATCTAGATGAGAGcatgggttatgaggaggagccagttgccattgttgataggcatgTTCGCTacttgaggtccaagaagatttctgcggtaaaggttcagtggaggggtcaaccagtcgaggaggcgacttgggagaccgatgaGGACATACAGAGCAGATATTCACACTTATTCGacactccaagtatgattctaggcccattcgaggacgaacgtttgattaagaggtggagaatatagagacctgaccgatcgtttttctttctagatcTTTGTTACCTTAAATAAGACTCTTCGTATGtgcctttactattttatgacttgcggggatggttagctTGGGTTTGgcagggttcaggttgaaatcggaatatttaattccttaatattggcttaaaaggGTTGAGTTTGACTTAGGTCAACATTTATAGTAAACGATCTTGGAACCGGGATTTGACAGTCCatataggttcgtataatgattttggacttgggcgtatattcggatcggattttgaatgatccgggagcgtttcagcgcttaatattgaaagttggcacattgaaggttcttcaagttctttaaatttggtttggagtaggttttggtgttatcgaggtccgtttgggattccgaggtGTGGAATAGTTTTGTATGGCGATTTAAGaattgcacgcaaaatttggtgtcattctgagtagtctaagtatgattcggcgcgttcagagtaagttggaaaaacttaaaattcataagttgattcgattggttttgaggtgcaattcatagttttgatgttgttttactcATTACGAGGGTgcgagcaagtccgttttatgtttacaaacttatcggtatgtttggtcgaggccTCGGGGACCCCGTATAGGATTTGGAGGGTCAACAAAGCTAGATTGCTCTTTGGAGAAGAGCTGAAGGTGGATGGCATCTAATGCGTTCTCACCTGCGGTGGGAAGGGCCGCAGGAGCGGCATCGCAGGTGAGGCGTATCGTTCGCAGAAGCAAAGGAGGGAGTCAGCGAGGTCCGCATAAGtgaactcgcttctgcgatgaaagGGTTTGCAGGTGCAGAGTGAGGCAGCCTGACTATGGTCGCAGGTGCGCGAGCCGAGCCGAGCCGCAGAagcaggctcgcagatgcgagatttggcCACAGGTGCGGCTGGACGTGGCTTGTGcatgttccgcagatgcggacaatcGACCGCAGGAGCAGAAattcttccgcaggtgcaaaaaaccgctgggcagtgaggttcatttaagtcGAAGACTTAGGCAATTTTggctcatttctttcatctcttaggcgattttggagctctttgaagaggggttttcacctagcactttgaggtaagtaatttctatacgagatgagtttaatacatgtatTTTGGGTAGGTTTTTAGCACATAAAGTGTAAAAAttgtgggtttagttgaaaaaccttggttttgataaaaatggaatttaagcacgaaaatgattatggaattgggtgaaaattatatatttgagtttgtgatgttatgggtaacaattatcttcaaaaaattccGGAATGCGGGTACGTGGGGCTGGGgctgaattttaggaatcttccaatttgggttgggtaattactctaatagctaaattattaacttttgagtgtatattgattaatttatataacattttgCTAGCTTCGGATTCTTCGGCACCAAGTTGAGACCTTAGAGTGAATTTCTAGGTGGAAGTGAGCTTGAAaaagaggtaagtctcttgcctaaccttgtaagatggaACTCATCCTCTTAGGTATATCTTGTTGTGTAATACTTATGTGGGGATCTACgtatgcactaggtgacgagagtccgtgcgtagctgtATTCCATGAAATGTCCAGGTAGTCTTAGATTCatatcatgctttaattgtactgcTATGTTTGTTATGCATATTAATTATCTTAAATAGAGGTGAGACTAGGAATTTTAAAGTTGCAAATTTCCaatttagatttcttatttttggaaagaattgaGAAATACATAATAATTTTGAGAAATCCATGTCCACTCGCGTCACAAGTACTTCTGCGATTGGGGTAAAGTTCtttactctcatgggagcgggccgttcgcctcagcagtataatagatgcatctatggttcgtgttgttcgaccctcggcagtgcaaacaatattttggatcgggccgtacgaccttggcataaatcgtgcgtgataatactcggagcctgattacacttgatattatgtTATGGCTTGAAAAGTTATAACTTATTTAATGACCGAAATTGATTTGGAACTAGTGTGTGTCAGATGAAGATTTTGGTATTTACTATCAGTTAAAGGATcatttattcactgcttgttattgtgctatttttattattcacggattccatgcctatttagcatttctatattttattattggcacaTAGTAAGTGTTAATGgagacccctcgtcactacttatttgaggttagactggatacttactgggtatatgggatttgaggcaggtgcatctggcagtcatcCAGGTACGCACTCACGTTAccccgaggcttagtggtgagctgctctatGAGGCCGTTTTGCAGCACCCACAATCTctattttgtatttactttctgtctactctATTTTAGACAATAGCTTAgcgttttgtatattctactagttgctcatacatttgtgacatcaggtcttggAAGCATGCTAGTAGACTTTATGGCTTTTGAGCATTTATTTCACTGCATTCGTTCTTTCATTAGTTTTCGCTTTACTTATTAAATTTTTCACTTCtcacttatttaataaataaaaacatcaactactttgaaattattaaaaagaataaatacaccGTTaattcaccattggcttgcctagcggcgacgtttgGCGTCATCACAGCCAATAAGAGacattgggtcgtgacacttagtgGTTGAAAGTTCGAGTTCCAAAATACAAGCGAGGAGTTTATAATGTGTCACGTAAATTGGAGTAAAAGAATAACGAGGAGAAAACGTGGCTACTTTTGTAAAACTTGTGTTTCTTTGATTTGCCTAATTTTTGGAATTCGATTAGATATGATTCCAGTTCTACAATTTAATTAGGAAAAATCGGTTATTTCGCCCAatatatgagaaatagaaataatTAACATACTCTCCGAACTAGGGCGGCATCTTTTGTACTTCCAAATTCAAACTTAGCTCGCATGTTACCCGAGAAGGTTATAGTCCCTCATTCTATAATTGAGAGTATAAAAAGGAATTAATTCAAATAGTcgctcatatatatataaaatcaatGTATATcgattaaaaaattaaatattttttgtaaaacaatccCACCCAAGATGTGGCCTCTAATTAATTAAGGGTATACAAGTAATATAAAAGTAAGCGTCTAAAAAAAGTAACTTAGCGATTAATAAAGTAAGGGAGAATCTTAAAGACCATGGTACAAATCCAACTAAGAAAAACGCTAACTTATATCTTTGAGTCATGGTGAATAGAGTTATActacctccgttccagtttatgtgaacctattttctttttgatccgttccaaaaagaatgacccctttctaaatttggaaataattttgcttaaacttataattctacccttaatgaggagcttttataaccacacaaatattctggGCCCTTCctgaattgtttaggaccacaattttcaaaagtcttcattttttcttaaattccgtgcccagtcaaacaggttcacataaattgaaacgaaagAAGTATAATTTAGCGGTCAATAAAATAGGTGAGATCCTTAAAAATCATGATAcaaataagctaaaatccaaaaaaaaaaaataaaacactaAGTGATATCTTAATTTAGTGCTGCTGAAGTCATGGTGGATGGAGTAATCAATACCTGTGTTTGTAAACCAGTAATCGGTGCAATAATGGATGTGTGTGTAAATTACCGAATATCATGAAAAATAATTAACAGCATAAAGATTAAAAAGATTTCTGTTTCCAATCTATCTGCCTTCCTACCTTAGGCCACGCGAATATTCAAtactaagttgctcggacacggaTGCAGATGTCCGATATCAACGCGGATCTAGAGGTCAAATCCTTCGAAATGTAAATTTTAAAATTCGTGAATACAGATTTTAGTACGGATATGGGGATGCAAggatccggctaaaaataattcaaaaaataaaaatataaaaaatatttttaaattatgataAATTTTATAGAATACTTATGTACAACTTATAAAGTGTGAATTtcatttttattctcaagttgtagataaaaaaatgattgatttcctagataatgtatgttattttatttaaatttatcctAATTTTGGTTTTAATTTCGGAAATTAAATTGCATATCGTCTCGAATTTTTTCGCCTGTCATAATTAAAGTATccaaaattatttgaccaaatccaatACAAATCCTATACCCATATTCATACTAATGTCGCGTGTGCGACACCTAAACTGTCACGTCCGAACAACTCAAGAGTACAGTCATATAGGCACACAAAAGGCCTGTAACGGTACAAAGAAGTTCAGGATAGTGGATACTGGCCAGTTGTTGGTCTCAACACAAGTTCCCAGCACCAAGTTACGTATTACCCGTTACATTTGTTCAACAGGCCGGCCACGTTTTATCAACAGGCCGGCCACGTTTTAATGTAACGTCCATGTCGTGGCAAGATGGTTTGAGTAACAAGCTTATCGTGCATGTGTGCAAGTGCGTATTAGCTGACACGTGCCACGACACGTGTCATAGTCACTCATCCACTTGTAACAGAAAAACAAAATccaattttttgtttattttttcctCTACTTTGAGAAAAATTGAtccgaaaaagaaaaaagaaaaaaaaaacaaaagcatgCAAACCAGTTACATGATCAAGAAGCCGGATTCCCTCGTTGACGATCATGATTGATTCCCCATCTACGGATGCCGAATTGCAAATGCGCCGCTGCGATCAAGAATTCCACCGCTTGCTGTGGCGACAAAAGTTGCACCAAATTCTCTATGGTTTTCATTCTCAGTTTGTCCGCCCTCTCTAAAATGCTCACTAGCCCTTCCATTTTTACATCTATATCTCCCGTCAGCCCAATTACTTCAGTTGCACCATCCTTCATGTACCATATGAAAAAAAATCacacaaattaattatttgcaagtATGGACTAAAATGGACTTAAATAGAGTGGAAATTAATTGATGATTCATATACCAATATAGTTGAGGTTCTTAGATTCAACCTCAAACAACTCATCAAATTAAATATGCGACGGATATTGTAAGTTACAGAGTGACCTACCAGGATCCACTGAGATTCAGCCGACtgatatgaaaaataaaataaaacagagAGATGAGTATATGGATGTGCATGCCTGCCAATCGGAGAGTTCATCAGCGATAGCATTTTCTTCCTGAACAGCTTCACATTGAAGTTCGCTGACACGGCGGAGTTGATCAGGAGAGAGATCACCGAGATCACCGTAGCGGAGGCCACGGAGAATGTCGATGATATGGGACTCGAAGAGAATACTGGATTCAGTGTAGATAAGGTGGAAAGCGGTGGTGGGTCGCCAACCGGCAATCCAGTGAAGAGATCGTTCAAGAGAAGTGGACCAAGGTgcagaaaaaaaggagaaaatgtcATTTTTAGCAGCCAAGGACTTGACTCGGTAGTACTCGTAGTAGTGGGACATGACCTTTTGAACAAGCTGTTGGTGCAACTCGTGGTGTTGGTCACTGGTAGCGGGTCTTGGAACTTGGTTCAGTTGATGTACCATTCCCTTCAGCTGCTCAAACCATGCGTCATAGAATCGCTGGAAGCTCATActtccttttcttcctttcttgtgttCTTAGTTTCTTACTTTCGAGTGTTAGGAGAGGTGTGTGTTCAAGTGTAGGTGACTGCAGTCTTTATTAGGAGCCCGGGTAGATTCACTAGTAGAAAACTGTCAAATATCGTTCACAAAAATCGATCGAAATCGgtcgaaaatataaaaaaattgattGATTTTCGATGGATTTTAATTCGTCGTAAGGTGCGGGCGAAAATCGAAGTCGGTCGGTTAATTCAACCTTTGATTATCCACTTTAACTCACAGCTTTTGTTAGAAAAATAAATATATCGATCGAACTCGGTCggtattatttaaattaatttttaatatttattttttaaaatagcgATCGAATTTGATCGAAAATATAATTATCTGataattttgtatttctttttaaaTCTTAACAAATAGATCGAAGTCGGtcgaaataattaaaaaataaattaaaaatatgttattttcgaTCGGCATTTTTAAATTTCTGCAGATTTCATATTGAAAATACCGACAAACGGTCgaaaaagatgaatttttgggttttaatatgaaaattctGACCGTAGTCGGTCGGTTCTGGGTAAAAACCTGACAGAATATGTATGATTTTAAGCTATACCACCTGCGAATTACAACCAATAaccaaccacaacaacaacgataataacaaccacaacaacaacactaataacaacaaccacaacaacaatgcTAATAACAACTATAACAACAAcgccaaccacaacaacaacaatacaaatattcaataacaaaataatatcaacaatacaatcatcattcaaaactatTCCAACTAAATATTCACAAGTTCAATACTTTGTTTAGCAATACACATCATTCAATGAGTG
Proteins encoded in this window:
- the LOC107787024 gene encoding protein DOG1-like 4, with amino-acid sequence MSFQRFYDAWFEQLKGMVHQLNQVPRPATSDQHHELHQQLVQKVMSHYYEYYRVKSLAAKNDIFSFFSAPWSTSLERSLHWIAGWRPTTAFHLIYTESSILFESHIIDILRGLRYGDLGDLSPDQLRRVSELQCEAVQEENAIADELSDWQDGATEVIGLTGDIDVKMEGLVSILERADKLRMKTIENLVQLLSPQQAVEFLIAAAHLQFGIRRWGINHDRQRGNPAS